In Pseudomonas sp. ADAK18, a single window of DNA contains:
- a CDS encoding YgiQ family radical SAM protein, translating into MQTAKPLFDYPKYWAECFGPAPFLPMSREEMDQLGWDSCDIIIVTGDAYVDHPSFGMAIIGRLLESQGFRVGIIAQPNWQSKDDFMKLGEPNLFFGVAAGNMDSMINRYTADKKIRSDDAYTPGGMAGKRPDRASLVYSQRLKEAYKHVPIVLGGIEASLRRIAHYDYWQDRVRNSILIDAAADILLYGNAERAIVEVAQRLSWGHKIEDITDVRGTAFIRRDTPAGWYEVDSTRIDRPGKIDKIINPYVNTQDTQACAIEQEKGPVEDPEEAKVVQILASPRMTRDKTVIRLPSVEKVRGDSVLYAHANRVLHLETNPGNARALVQKHGEVDVWFNPPPIPMTTEEMDYVFGMPYARVPHPAYGKEKIPAYDMIRFSVNIMRGCFGGCTFCSITEHEGRIIQNRSEESIIREIEEIRDKVPGFTGVISDLGGPTANMYRIACKSPEIESACRKPSCVFPGICPNLNTDHSALIQLYRSARALPGVKKILIASGLRYDLAVESPEYVKELVTHHVGGYLKIAPEHTEEGPLNQMMKPGIGSYDKFKRMFEKYTKEAGKEQYLIPYFIAAHPGTTDEDMMNLALWLKGNGFRADQVQAFYPSPMATATAMYHSGKNPLRKVTYKSDSVTIVKSEEQRRLHKAFLRYHDPKGWPMLREALTRMGRADLIGPGKEQLIPLYQPATDSYQSARRKNSTPAGSHKVAKETTTKILTQHTGLPPRGSDGSNPWDKREQAKAAAMVRNKQAAKERTDAAKGKGKKPARKPVVPR; encoded by the coding sequence ATGCAAACAGCCAAGCCGTTATTTGACTATCCCAAGTACTGGGCCGAATGCTTCGGTCCTGCGCCATTCCTGCCGATGAGCAGGGAGGAGATGGATCAGCTTGGCTGGGATTCATGCGACATCATCATCGTTACCGGTGATGCCTACGTCGACCATCCCTCGTTTGGCATGGCAATCATTGGCCGGCTGCTGGAGTCCCAGGGCTTTCGCGTCGGGATCATTGCCCAGCCCAACTGGCAGTCCAAAGACGACTTCATGAAGCTCGGCGAGCCGAACCTGTTTTTCGGCGTCGCGGCCGGCAACATGGACTCAATGATCAACCGCTACACCGCCGACAAGAAAATCCGTTCCGACGACGCCTACACTCCCGGTGGCATGGCGGGCAAACGCCCGGACCGTGCGAGCCTGGTCTATAGCCAGCGTCTCAAGGAAGCCTACAAGCACGTACCGATCGTGCTCGGCGGCATTGAAGCTTCCCTGCGCCGCATCGCGCACTACGACTACTGGCAGGACCGGGTGCGCAACTCGATCCTGATCGACGCCGCCGCCGATATCCTGCTGTACGGCAACGCCGAGCGGGCCATCGTCGAAGTCGCCCAGCGCCTGTCGTGGGGCCACAAGATCGAAGACATCACCGACGTGCGCGGCACCGCGTTCATTCGCCGCGACACGCCGGCAGGCTGGTACGAAGTGGACTCCACGCGTATCGACCGTCCGGGCAAGATCGACAAGATCATCAACCCGTACGTGAATACCCAGGACACCCAGGCCTGCGCCATTGAGCAGGAAAAAGGCCCGGTTGAAGATCCTGAAGAAGCCAAGGTCGTACAGATCCTCGCCAGCCCGCGCATGACCCGCGACAAGACAGTGATCCGCCTGCCGTCCGTGGAAAAAGTCCGTGGCGACTCGGTCCTGTACGCCCACGCCAACCGCGTGTTGCACCTGGAAACCAACCCAGGTAACGCCCGCGCCCTGGTGCAGAAGCACGGTGAAGTGGACGTGTGGTTCAACCCACCGCCCATTCCGATGACTACCGAAGAAATGGACTACGTGTTCGGCATGCCATACGCACGTGTCCCGCACCCGGCGTACGGCAAGGAAAAGATCCCGGCCTACGACATGATTCGCTTCTCGGTGAACATCATGCGTGGCTGCTTCGGCGGCTGCACCTTCTGCTCGATCACCGAGCACGAAGGCCGGATCATCCAGAACCGTTCCGAAGAGTCGATCATTCGCGAGATCGAAGAGATCCGCGACAAGGTTCCAGGCTTTACCGGTGTCATCTCCGACCTCGGCGGCCCGACTGCGAACATGTACCGCATCGCCTGCAAGAGCCCGGAAATCGAATCCGCGTGCCGCAAGCCATCCTGCGTGTTCCCTGGCATCTGCCCGAACCTGAACACCGACCACTCCGCCTTGATCCAGCTGTACCGCAGCGCCCGTGCGTTGCCGGGTGTGAAGAAGATCCTGATCGCTTCCGGTCTGCGCTACGACCTGGCCGTCGAGTCGCCGGAATACGTGAAAGAGTTGGTGACCCACCACGTGGGTGGCTACCTGAAGATCGCCCCGGAGCACACCGAGGAAGGTCCGCTCAACCAGATGATGAAACCGGGCATCGGCAGCTATGACAAGTTCAAGCGCATGTTCGAGAAGTACACCAAGGAAGCGGGCAAGGAGCAGTACCTGATTCCTTACTTCATCGCCGCCCACCCGGGCACCACCGACGAAGACATGATGAACCTGGCCCTGTGGCTCAAGGGCAACGGCTTCCGCGCCGACCAGGTGCAGGCGTTCTACCCGTCGCCGATGGCCACCGCCACCGCGATGTACCACTCGGGCAAGAACCCGCTGCGCAAGGTCACCTACAAGAGCGACTCGGTGACCATCGTCAAGAGCGAAGAGCAGCGCCGTCTGCACAAGGCGTTCCTGCGCTACCACGATCCGAAAGGCTGGCCGATGCTGCGTGAAGCACTGACCCGCATGGGGCGCGCTGACCTGATCGGGCCGGGCAAGGAGCAACTGATTCCGTTGTACCAGCCTGCCACCGACAGCTACCAGAGCGCCCGTCGCAAGAACTCGACGCCGGCCGGCAGCCACAAGGTCGCCAAGGAAACCACCACCAAGATCCTCACCCAGCACACCGGCTTGCCGCCGCGTGGCAGTGATGGCAGCAACCCTTGGGACAAACGCGAACAGGCCAAGGCCGCCGCCATGGTCCGTAATAAGCAGGCCGCCAAGGAGCGCACTGACGCGGCCAAGGGCAAAGGCAAGAAACCAGCCCGTAAGCCGGTTGTGCCGCGTTGA